In one window of Falco biarmicus isolate bFalBia1 chromosome 16, bFalBia1.pri, whole genome shotgun sequence DNA:
- the LOC130159909 gene encoding epoxide hydrolase 1-like isoform X2 gives MWQEMLPNAWSFECSQRNAVLVPVAALSVGGMLVYWLRSRHKIKTIEMGNGWWGSDERPLKGKEDESICPFKIETSDKELERETQKPVEPEEPVHACLSIGHMQASGQPCKSSCPQDPHRRLEQARYTPQLEGAAFRYGFNSIYLQKVVAFWRNQFDWRKQVEILNKYPHFRTTIEGIDIHFIHVKPSYVPHGRAVQPLLMVHGWPGSFYEFYKTIALLTEPAEHGLNEGDMVFEVICPSIPGYGFSEAPHQKGFDSKATARKFHKLMNRLGSKEYYLQGEDWGSLITTNMAQMLPQSVNLIFAGREGLRRMITVMLGAYIPWLIGFTREDVRHMYPFIQKNIHELLRESGYLHIQATKPDTAGNEPSLYHYELCILTA, from the exons ATGTGGCAGGAGATGCTTCCAAACGCCTG GTCATTTGAATGTTCTCAGAGGAATGCAGTCCTGGTCCCTGTGGCCGCTCTGAGCGTTGGAGGGATGCTGGTTTACTGGCTGAGGTCTAGACACAAGATCAAGACTATTGAAATGGGCAATGGATGGTGGGGCTCAGATGAAAGACCtctaaaagggaaagaagatgAAAGTATCTGTCCCTTCAAGATTGAAACATCTGACAAAGAACTTGAG AGAGAGACACAGAAGCCGGTGGAGCCAGAAGAGCCTGTTCATGCCTGCCTTAGCATAGGGCACATGCAGGCATCTGGCCAGCCTTGCAAGAGCTCCTGTCCGCAGGACCCGCATCGCCGCCTGGAGCAGGCCCGCTACACACCGcagctggaaggggctgccTTCCGCTACGGCTTCAACTCCATCTACCTGCAGAAGGTGGTGGCCTTCTGGAGGAACCAGTTTGACTGGCGCAAGCAAGTGGAAATCCTGAACAAATATCCCCATTTCCGAACCACCATTGAAG GGATTGATATCCATTTTATCCACGTGAAGCCCTCCTATGTCCCTCACGGTCGAGCTGTTCAACCTCTGCTGATGGTCCACGGCTGGCCTGGCTCCTTCTACGAGTTCTACAAGACTATCGCTCTACTCACAGAGCCAGCTGAGCATGGCCTGAATGAGGGTGACATGGTGTTTGAGGTCATCTGCCCATCCATCCCAGGATATGGCTTCTCTGAGGCACCACACCAGAAAG GCTTTGACAGCAAAGCAACTGCTCGGAAATTTCATAAGCTGATGAATAGATTGGGCTCCAAAGAATACTACCTACAGGGAGAAGACTGGGGATCTCTTATTACCACAAACATGGCCCAGATGCTGCCACA ATCTGTGAATCTTATCTTCGCTGGCAGAGAAGGTTTGAGAAGGATGATAACCGTGATGCTTGGGGCTTATATACCATGGCTCATAGGCTTTACTAGGGAAGATGTTCGACATATGTATCCTTTCATCCAGAAGAATATACATGAACTATTGCGAGAGTCTGGATACTTACACATCCAAGCCACCAAACCAGACACTGCAGGTAATGAACCTTCTCTATATCACTATGAACTTTGTATACTGACTGCTTAA
- the LOC130159909 gene encoding epoxide hydrolase 1-like isoform X1, whose amino-acid sequence MWQEMLPNAWDGILSRIRSFECSQRNAVLVPVAALSVGGMLVYWLRSRHKIKTIEMGNGWWGSDERPLKGKEDESICPFKIETSDKELERETQKPVEPEEPVHACLSIGHMQASGQPCKSSCPQDPHRRLEQARYTPQLEGAAFRYGFNSIYLQKVVAFWRNQFDWRKQVEILNKYPHFRTTIEGIDIHFIHVKPSYVPHGRAVQPLLMVHGWPGSFYEFYKTIALLTEPAEHGLNEGDMVFEVICPSIPGYGFSEAPHQKGFDSKATARKFHKLMNRLGSKEYYLQGEDWGSLITTNMAQMLPQSVNLIFAGREGLRRMITVMLGAYIPWLIGFTREDVRHMYPFIQKNIHELLRESGYLHIQATKPDTAGNEPSLYHYELCILTA is encoded by the exons ATGTGGCAGGAGATGCTTCCAAACGCCTG GGATGGCATCTTGTCCCGGATCAG GTCATTTGAATGTTCTCAGAGGAATGCAGTCCTGGTCCCTGTGGCCGCTCTGAGCGTTGGAGGGATGCTGGTTTACTGGCTGAGGTCTAGACACAAGATCAAGACTATTGAAATGGGCAATGGATGGTGGGGCTCAGATGAAAGACCtctaaaagggaaagaagatgAAAGTATCTGTCCCTTCAAGATTGAAACATCTGACAAAGAACTTGAG AGAGAGACACAGAAGCCGGTGGAGCCAGAAGAGCCTGTTCATGCCTGCCTTAGCATAGGGCACATGCAGGCATCTGGCCAGCCTTGCAAGAGCTCCTGTCCGCAGGACCCGCATCGCCGCCTGGAGCAGGCCCGCTACACACCGcagctggaaggggctgccTTCCGCTACGGCTTCAACTCCATCTACCTGCAGAAGGTGGTGGCCTTCTGGAGGAACCAGTTTGACTGGCGCAAGCAAGTGGAAATCCTGAACAAATATCCCCATTTCCGAACCACCATTGAAG GGATTGATATCCATTTTATCCACGTGAAGCCCTCCTATGTCCCTCACGGTCGAGCTGTTCAACCTCTGCTGATGGTCCACGGCTGGCCTGGCTCCTTCTACGAGTTCTACAAGACTATCGCTCTACTCACAGAGCCAGCTGAGCATGGCCTGAATGAGGGTGACATGGTGTTTGAGGTCATCTGCCCATCCATCCCAGGATATGGCTTCTCTGAGGCACCACACCAGAAAG GCTTTGACAGCAAAGCAACTGCTCGGAAATTTCATAAGCTGATGAATAGATTGGGCTCCAAAGAATACTACCTACAGGGAGAAGACTGGGGATCTCTTATTACCACAAACATGGCCCAGATGCTGCCACA ATCTGTGAATCTTATCTTCGCTGGCAGAGAAGGTTTGAGAAGGATGATAACCGTGATGCTTGGGGCTTATATACCATGGCTCATAGGCTTTACTAGGGAAGATGTTCGACATATGTATCCTTTCATCCAGAAGAATATACATGAACTATTGCGAGAGTCTGGATACTTACACATCCAAGCCACCAAACCAGACACTGCAGGTAATGAACCTTCTCTATATCACTATGAACTTTGTATACTGACTGCTTAA
- the LOC130159909 gene encoding epoxide hydrolase 1-like isoform X3, whose protein sequence is MWQEMLPNAWDGILSRIRSFECSQRNAVLVPVAALSVGGMLVYWLRSRHKIKTIEMGNGWWGSDERPLKGKEDESICPFKIETSDKELEDPHRRLEQARYTPQLEGAAFRYGFNSIYLQKVVAFWRNQFDWRKQVEILNKYPHFRTTIEGIDIHFIHVKPSYVPHGRAVQPLLMVHGWPGSFYEFYKTIALLTEPAEHGLNEGDMVFEVICPSIPGYGFSEAPHQKGFDSKATARKFHKLMNRLGSKEYYLQGEDWGSLITTNMAQMLPQSVNLIFAGREGLRRMITVMLGAYIPWLIGFTREDVRHMYPFIQKNIHELLRESGYLHIQATKPDTAGNEPSLYHYELCILTA, encoded by the exons ATGTGGCAGGAGATGCTTCCAAACGCCTG GGATGGCATCTTGTCCCGGATCAG GTCATTTGAATGTTCTCAGAGGAATGCAGTCCTGGTCCCTGTGGCCGCTCTGAGCGTTGGAGGGATGCTGGTTTACTGGCTGAGGTCTAGACACAAGATCAAGACTATTGAAATGGGCAATGGATGGTGGGGCTCAGATGAAAGACCtctaaaagggaaagaagatgAAAGTATCTGTCCCTTCAAGATTGAAACATCTGACAAAGAACTTGAG GACCCGCATCGCCGCCTGGAGCAGGCCCGCTACACACCGcagctggaaggggctgccTTCCGCTACGGCTTCAACTCCATCTACCTGCAGAAGGTGGTGGCCTTCTGGAGGAACCAGTTTGACTGGCGCAAGCAAGTGGAAATCCTGAACAAATATCCCCATTTCCGAACCACCATTGAAG GGATTGATATCCATTTTATCCACGTGAAGCCCTCCTATGTCCCTCACGGTCGAGCTGTTCAACCTCTGCTGATGGTCCACGGCTGGCCTGGCTCCTTCTACGAGTTCTACAAGACTATCGCTCTACTCACAGAGCCAGCTGAGCATGGCCTGAATGAGGGTGACATGGTGTTTGAGGTCATCTGCCCATCCATCCCAGGATATGGCTTCTCTGAGGCACCACACCAGAAAG GCTTTGACAGCAAAGCAACTGCTCGGAAATTTCATAAGCTGATGAATAGATTGGGCTCCAAAGAATACTACCTACAGGGAGAAGACTGGGGATCTCTTATTACCACAAACATGGCCCAGATGCTGCCACA ATCTGTGAATCTTATCTTCGCTGGCAGAGAAGGTTTGAGAAGGATGATAACCGTGATGCTTGGGGCTTATATACCATGGCTCATAGGCTTTACTAGGGAAGATGTTCGACATATGTATCCTTTCATCCAGAAGAATATACATGAACTATTGCGAGAGTCTGGATACTTACACATCCAAGCCACCAAACCAGACACTGCAGGTAATGAACCTTCTCTATATCACTATGAACTTTGTATACTGACTGCTTAA